Proteins encoded by one window of Streptomyces uncialis:
- a CDS encoding FecCD family ABC transporter permease, producing the protein MPVRRTVAMLAAVVALLLAILLSLAVGSRAIAPSVVFDALLNGGTSEDAVVVRGLRVPRTVIAVMVGAGLALAGAAMQGITRNPIADPGILGVSQGASVGVVFAIAFAGVHSLHGYVWFAFAGAGAAAVAVYAIAARGRGGATPIKLALGGAAINALLVSVLTAVLTTRAAAMDEFRFWQVGSLSGRDAELVHQIWPFLLAGALLVVSVARGLDALALGEDMAKGLGQKVATVRIVGGLGATVLTGAGVAAAGPIAFVGLAVPHMARAIVGGDHRWLLAMSALIGPTMLLVADTVGRIVFPPSEVPAGVMTALIGVPFLITLVRRKAVAA; encoded by the coding sequence ATGCCGGTCAGACGTACCGTCGCGATGCTGGCGGCCGTGGTGGCGCTGCTGCTCGCGATACTGCTCAGCCTCGCCGTGGGATCACGCGCGATCGCCCCGTCCGTGGTGTTCGACGCCCTGCTCAACGGCGGGACCAGCGAGGACGCCGTGGTGGTCCGGGGCCTGCGGGTGCCGCGCACCGTCATCGCGGTGATGGTCGGCGCGGGTCTCGCGCTGGCCGGCGCCGCGATGCAGGGCATCACCCGCAACCCGATCGCCGACCCCGGCATCCTCGGTGTCAGCCAGGGCGCGTCCGTCGGGGTGGTGTTCGCCATCGCCTTCGCGGGCGTCCACAGCCTGCACGGCTATGTCTGGTTCGCGTTCGCCGGCGCGGGTGCCGCCGCCGTCGCCGTCTACGCGATCGCGGCCCGGGGCCGGGGCGGTGCCACCCCGATCAAACTCGCGCTGGGCGGCGCCGCGATCAACGCGCTGCTCGTCTCCGTACTGACCGCGGTCCTCACGACCCGGGCCGCCGCGATGGACGAGTTCCGGTTCTGGCAGGTCGGCTCGCTCTCCGGACGGGACGCCGAACTGGTCCACCAGATCTGGCCGTTCCTGCTCGCCGGGGCGCTCCTGGTGGTGTCCGTGGCCCGTGGCCTGGACGCCCTGGCGCTCGGCGAGGACATGGCGAAGGGCCTCGGCCAGAAGGTCGCGACGGTACGGATCGTGGGCGGCCTCGGCGCGACCGTCCTCACCGGCGCGGGGGTCGCGGCGGCCGGACCCATCGCGTTCGTCGGGCTCGCCGTCCCGCACATGGCCCGCGCGATCGTCGGCGGCGACCACCGCTGGCTGCTGGCGATGTCCGCGCTGATCGGCCCGACCATGCTGCTCGTCGCCGACACCGTGGGCCGGATCGTGTTCCCCCCGAGCGAGGTCCCCGCCGGAGTGATGACGGCCCTGATCGGCGTCCCGTTCCTGATCACCCTCGTCCGCAGAAAGGCGGTAGCCGCGTGA
- a CDS encoding FecCD family ABC transporter permease — protein MRFGTASFLLHRRTSVAVTGLTLLLAAASVAYLCVGESFVPPGEVLRVLTGQPSSAELVVGTLRAPRLVVGLLVGAAFGVAGALIQTVARNPLASPDIIGVSQGAAAVTVGAMTFGIGSFAVLPYIGVAGGIVAAALVYVFAWRGGLHATRFVLIGIGIAVALRSVTSLFLTKGDHLVAQQAQVWMTGSLNGRGWTEAAPLGWTLLVLLPAVVWAAHAQRRVGVDDDTATALGVRLGRVRLGLVALGVVLASVATGAAGPVDFVALLAPQVARRLTRTAQIPLLSSALLGAVIVVLADLLARRMFSPTELPVGVLTAAVGAPYLIWLIIRSRSGGTA, from the coding sequence CTGCGGTTCGGGACGGCGTCGTTCCTGCTGCACCGGCGGACCTCGGTCGCCGTCACCGGACTGACGCTGCTGCTCGCCGCGGCGAGCGTCGCCTATCTGTGCGTCGGTGAGTCGTTCGTACCGCCGGGCGAGGTGCTGCGCGTCCTGACCGGGCAGCCGTCGTCGGCGGAGCTCGTCGTGGGCACCCTGCGCGCCCCGCGGCTGGTGGTGGGGCTGCTGGTGGGCGCCGCCTTCGGGGTCGCCGGGGCGCTGATCCAGACCGTGGCCCGCAACCCGCTCGCCAGCCCCGACATCATCGGGGTGAGCCAGGGCGCCGCCGCCGTCACCGTCGGCGCGATGACCTTCGGCATCGGCTCGTTCGCCGTTTTGCCGTACATCGGTGTCGCGGGCGGCATCGTCGCCGCCGCGCTCGTCTACGTCTTCGCCTGGCGCGGCGGACTGCACGCCACCCGGTTCGTGCTCATCGGTATCGGGATCGCCGTCGCCCTGCGCTCGGTGACCTCGCTGTTCCTCACCAAGGGCGACCATCTGGTGGCCCAGCAGGCCCAGGTGTGGATGACCGGCTCGCTCAACGGCCGGGGCTGGACCGAGGCCGCCCCGCTCGGCTGGACGCTGCTGGTGCTGCTGCCCGCCGTGGTGTGGGCCGCGCACGCCCAGCGCCGGGTCGGCGTCGACGACGACACGGCGACCGCCCTCGGGGTGCGCCTCGGCCGGGTCCGGCTCGGGCTCGTCGCCCTCGGGGTCGTCCTCGCGTCGGTGGCGACCGGGGCCGCCGGGCCCGTCGACTTCGTGGCGCTGCTCGCCCCGCAGGTCGCCCGCAGGCTCACCCGCACCGCGCAGATCCCGCTGCTGTCGTCGGCGCTGCTCGGCGCCGTGATCGTGGTCCTCGCGGACCTGCTGGCGCGGCGGATGTTCTCCCCGACCGAACTCCCGGTGGGCGTCCTCACGGCGGCCGTCGGGGCGCCCTACCTGATCTGGCTCATCATCCGCAGCCGCAGTGGAGGTACCGCGTGA
- a CDS encoding ABC transporter ATP-binding protein translates to MTSKAAPAHGDTPIPDGSRLRASELTLAYDDRTVVHSLDLAVPDGAVTVIVGPNACGKSTTLRALGRLLKPRGGAVLLDGAALATLPTKRIAQQIGLLPQTPVAPEAITVADLVGRGRQPHQRWWQQWSEADERAVTEAMDRTDVTALAERPVDELSGGQRQRVWIAMALAQETELLLLDEPTTYLDISHQVEVLDLVRQLNHDRGRTVVVVLHDLNQAARYADHLVAMKDGRIVAEGPPSEVVTAELVRDVFGLDCVVVPDPVTGSPLIVPGLPWQPAGA, encoded by the coding sequence CTGACCAGCAAGGCGGCCCCGGCGCACGGGGACACCCCGATACCGGACGGGTCGCGGCTGCGCGCCAGCGAACTGACCCTCGCCTACGACGACCGCACCGTCGTCCACTCGCTCGACCTCGCGGTCCCCGACGGCGCGGTCACGGTGATCGTCGGCCCCAACGCGTGCGGCAAGTCGACCACCCTGCGGGCGCTCGGACGGCTGCTGAAGCCGCGCGGCGGCGCGGTGCTCCTCGACGGCGCGGCCCTCGCGACCCTGCCGACCAAGCGGATCGCCCAGCAGATCGGGCTGCTCCCGCAGACCCCGGTGGCGCCCGAGGCGATCACCGTCGCGGATCTGGTGGGCCGCGGCCGCCAGCCGCACCAGCGGTGGTGGCAGCAGTGGTCCGAGGCGGACGAGCGGGCGGTGACGGAGGCGATGGACCGCACCGATGTCACGGCCCTCGCGGAGCGTCCGGTGGACGAGCTGTCCGGCGGGCAGCGCCAGCGGGTGTGGATCGCCATGGCGCTCGCCCAGGAGACGGAACTCCTCCTGCTGGACGAGCCGACCACCTATCTCGACATCTCCCACCAGGTGGAGGTGCTGGACCTGGTCCGCCAGCTCAACCACGACCGGGGCCGCACCGTCGTGGTGGTCCTGCACGACCTCAACCAGGCCGCCCGGTACGCGGACCACCTGGTGGCGATGAAGGACGGCCGGATCGTCGCGGAGGGCCCGCCCTCCGAGGTCGTCACCGCCGAACTGGTACGGGACGTGTTCGGCCTCGACTGCGTCGTCGTCCCCGACCCGGTGACGGGTTCCCCCCTGATCGTCCCCGGCCTCCCCTGGCAGCCCGCGGGAGCCTGA
- a CDS encoding helicase-associated domain-containing protein, whose protein sequence is MSGTSPVSQPPRSLAEALRTRDDTALAALLRARPDLLSPVPGDLTQLATRAGTRASVLRALERLDRFTQQAAEALCVAPDPASYDDLLRLMAGDDEDPEVTAALPAAVARLREQALLWGDDRRLRLVRTARELLAPGPSQPSPTGLGPSVTETVAGMSPGRVQTIVTTAGLPNTHDSVSAVAALGALFGNRDRMAALLAQAPADSLEVLDRLVWGPPYGQVNADPAPRLRWLLDRGLLLPTTPGTVVLPREVALYLRAGRAHRVPEPLPPAVTERTGHRPQVVDATAAGQAYTALSTVEELLTDWDEGGPSVLRSGGLSVRDLKRTAVALDLPDPVAAFWVELAHSAGLIASDGRTDERYAATPAYDGWRELAPADRWAVLVTTWLATTRTPGLVGGRDAKDRALAALGPGLDRSAAPRVRLRVLSLLAGLPEGAAPDPDTVLARLRWERPVHPGTPGAGAGASGGAAAAPAYGTPAYGPPVYGAPVPEGERYGDLRSRLARWTLAEAELLGITGRGALSAPGRTLLADIGDDPDAPSADRLARAATRAAERLAPLLPRPLDHVLLQADLTAVAPGPLERPLAETLAVLADVESKGGATVYRFTPGSVRRALDAGRTASDLHAFLAARSRTPVPQPLTYLIDDVARRHGQLRIGAASAYVRCDDESTLDEILADRRADSLRLRRLAPTVLAAQADPGSLLEVLRTMGFAPAAETPEGDVMIARAHAYRTGPRTPPEPVHDGPPRPDDVLLRAAVRAVRAGDLAATVPRKAAPEQSGDLPRTSAAETLATVQAAVMTGEALWIGYVNAEGAASQRVIAPIRVEGGFVTAYDHTADEVRTYPLHRVTGVAELAEGEG, encoded by the coding sequence ATGAGCGGCACGTCACCCGTAAGCCAACCGCCAAGGTCCCTCGCAGAAGCGCTCCGCACCCGGGACGACACCGCCCTCGCGGCCCTCCTGCGGGCACGCCCCGACCTCCTGAGCCCCGTCCCCGGCGACCTCACCCAGCTCGCCACCCGCGCGGGGACCCGCGCCAGCGTCCTGCGCGCCCTGGAGAGACTCGACCGCTTCACCCAGCAGGCCGCCGAAGCCCTGTGCGTGGCCCCGGACCCCGCCTCGTACGACGACCTGCTCCGGCTGATGGCCGGGGACGACGAGGACCCGGAGGTGACCGCCGCGCTGCCCGCGGCGGTCGCCCGGCTGCGCGAGCAGGCGCTGCTGTGGGGGGACGACCGGCGGCTGCGCCTGGTCCGCACCGCACGCGAGCTCCTGGCCCCCGGTCCGTCCCAGCCCTCCCCCACCGGCCTCGGTCCGAGCGTGACGGAGACCGTCGCGGGGATGTCGCCGGGCCGCGTCCAGACGATCGTGACGACGGCCGGGCTGCCGAACACGCACGACTCCGTGTCGGCGGTCGCCGCGCTCGGGGCCCTGTTCGGGAACCGCGACCGGATGGCCGCACTCCTCGCGCAGGCCCCCGCCGATTCCCTGGAGGTGCTGGACCGGCTGGTCTGGGGGCCGCCGTACGGGCAGGTCAACGCCGATCCGGCGCCCCGGCTGCGCTGGCTGCTGGACCGGGGACTGCTGCTGCCGACCACCCCGGGCACGGTCGTCCTGCCCCGCGAGGTGGCCCTGTACCTGCGGGCCGGACGCGCGCACCGCGTCCCCGAACCGCTGCCGCCCGCCGTCACCGAACGGACCGGTCACCGGCCCCAGGTGGTGGACGCGACGGCCGCCGGGCAGGCGTACACCGCGCTGTCGACCGTCGAGGAACTGCTCACGGACTGGGACGAGGGCGGTCCTTCGGTGCTGCGCTCGGGCGGCCTCAGCGTCCGTGACCTCAAGCGGACCGCAGTCGCGCTGGACCTCCCGGATCCCGTCGCCGCGTTCTGGGTGGAACTCGCCCACAGCGCCGGGCTGATCGCCTCCGACGGCCGCACCGACGAGCGGTACGCGGCGACCCCCGCCTACGACGGATGGCGCGAGCTGGCCCCCGCCGACCGCTGGGCCGTGCTGGTCACCACCTGGCTCGCCACGACCCGCACCCCGGGACTCGTCGGCGGCCGGGACGCCAAGGACCGCGCGCTGGCGGCGCTCGGCCCGGGGCTGGACCGCTCCGCCGCGCCCCGGGTGCGGCTGCGGGTGCTCAGCCTGCTCGCCGGTCTGCCCGAGGGCGCCGCGCCGGACCCCGACACCGTGCTGGCCCGGCTCCGCTGGGAGCGCCCGGTCCACCCCGGCACCCCGGGTGCGGGCGCGGGCGCGTCGGGAGGCGCCGCCGCCGCCCCCGCGTACGGGACGCCCGCGTACGGCCCGCCCGTGTACGGGGCCCCCGTCCCCGAGGGCGAGCGGTACGGCGACCTGCGCAGCAGACTCGCCCGCTGGACCCTCGCGGAGGCGGAACTGCTCGGTATCACCGGCCGGGGCGCCCTGTCCGCCCCGGGCCGCACGCTCCTCGCCGACATCGGCGACGACCCGGACGCCCCGTCCGCCGACCGGCTCGCACGGGCCGCCACAAGGGCCGCCGAACGGCTCGCGCCGCTGCTCCCGCGCCCCCTGGACCATGTCCTGCTCCAGGCCGACCTCACCGCCGTCGCCCCCGGCCCGCTGGAACGGCCGCTCGCGGAGACCCTCGCCGTCCTCGCGGACGTCGAGTCCAAGGGCGGGGCCACCGTGTACCGCTTCACCCCGGGGTCGGTCCGCCGGGCCCTGGACGCCGGGCGTACCGCGAGCGATCTCCACGCGTTCCTCGCCGCCCGTTCCCGGACCCCCGTCCCGCAGCCCCTCACGTATCTGATCGACGATGTCGCCCGCCGCCATGGGCAGCTGCGGATCGGGGCCGCCTCGGCCTACGTCCGCTGCGACGACGAGAGCACGCTGGACGAGATCCTCGCGGACCGCCGCGCCGACTCCCTGCGGCTGCGCCGGCTCGCCCCGACCGTGCTCGCCGCGCAGGCCGACCCCGGGTCGCTGCTGGAGGTGCTGCGCACGATGGGCTTCGCACCGGCCGCCGAGACCCCCGAGGGCGATGTCATGATCGCCCGGGCCCACGCGTACCGCACGGGCCCCCGTACCCCGCCCGAACCGGTCCACGACGGTCCCCCGCGCCCCGACGACGTCCTGCTGCGGGCCGCGGTGCGCGCGGTGCGGGCCGGGGACCTGGCCGCGACGGTGCCCCGCAAGGCCGCGCCCGAGCAGTCCGGCGATCTCCCGAGGACCAGCGCGGCCGAGACCCTGGCCACCGTCCAGGCGGCGGTGATGACCGGTGAGGCCCTCTGGATCGGCTATGTGAACGCGGAGGGCGCCGCCAGCCAGCGGGTGATCGCCCCGATCCGGGTGGAGGGCGGCTTCGTCACCGCGTACGACCACACCGCCGACGAGGTCCGGACCTACCCCCTGCACCGGGTCACCGGGGTCGCGGAACTCGCGGAGGGCGAGGGCTGA
- a CDS encoding DNA repair helicase XPB: MNGPLIVQSDKTLLLEVDHELADACRRVIAPFAELERAPEHIHTYRLTPLGLWNARAAGHDAEQVVDALVEYSRYPVPHALLVDIAETMDRYGRLTLSKHPAHGLVLSSTDRPVLEEILRSKRIAPLVGIRIDADTVAVHPSERGQIKQTLLRLGWPAEDLAGYVDGEAHPIELAEDGWALRPYQRQAVEGFWHGGSGVVVLPCGAGKTLVGAGAMAEAKATTLILVTNTVSARQWKHELVRRTSLTEEEIGEYSGTRKEIRPVTIATYQVLTTRRKGVYPHLELFDSRDWGLVIYDEVHLLPAPVFKFTADLQARRRLGLTATLVREDGRESDVFSLIGPKRFDAPWKEIEAQGYIAPADCVEVRVNLTGAERLAYATAEAEEKYRYCATTATKRKVTEALVRKHRGEQTLVIGQYIDQLDELGEHLDAPVIKGETSNAQREKLFDAFRAGELSVLVVSKVANFSIDLPEATVAIQVSGTFGSRQEEAQRLGRVLRPKADGHEARFYSVVARDTIDQDFAAHRQRFLAEQGYAYRIVDADDLLSDPSAAEQPE; this comes from the coding sequence GTGAACGGACCCCTGATCGTCCAGTCCGACAAGACCCTGCTCCTGGAGGTCGACCACGAGCTGGCCGACGCCTGCCGGCGCGTCATCGCGCCCTTCGCGGAGCTGGAGCGCGCGCCCGAGCACATCCACACCTACCGGCTCACGCCGCTGGGGCTGTGGAACGCGCGGGCCGCCGGACACGACGCCGAGCAGGTGGTCGACGCGCTGGTGGAGTACAGCCGCTATCCGGTGCCGCACGCGCTGCTGGTCGACATCGCCGAGACGATGGACCGCTACGGGCGGCTCACCCTGAGCAAGCATCCCGCGCACGGACTGGTGCTCTCCAGCACCGACCGGCCGGTGCTGGAGGAGATCCTGCGGTCCAAGCGGATCGCCCCGCTGGTGGGCATCCGGATCGACGCGGACACCGTCGCCGTGCACCCCTCGGAGCGCGGGCAGATCAAGCAGACGCTGCTGCGGCTCGGCTGGCCCGCCGAGGACCTCGCCGGGTACGTGGACGGGGAGGCCCACCCGATCGAGCTGGCCGAGGACGGCTGGGCGCTGCGGCCCTATCAGCGCCAGGCCGTGGAGGGGTTCTGGCACGGCGGTTCCGGGGTCGTCGTGCTGCCGTGCGGCGCGGGCAAGACGCTGGTCGGGGCCGGGGCGATGGCCGAGGCCAAGGCGACCACGCTGATCCTCGTCACGAACACCGTCTCCGCCCGGCAGTGGAAGCACGAGCTGGTGCGCCGGACCTCGCTCACCGAGGAGGAGATCGGCGAGTACAGCGGCACCCGCAAGGAGATCCGCCCGGTCACCATCGCCACGTACCAGGTGCTGACGACCCGGCGGAAGGGCGTCTACCCGCATCTGGAGCTGTTCGACTCCCGGGACTGGGGGCTCGTCATTTACGACGAGGTGCATCTGCTGCCCGCGCCCGTCTTCAAGTTCACCGCCGATCTCCAGGCCCGGCGCAGACTCGGGCTGACCGCGACCCTGGTCCGGGAGGACGGCCGTGAGTCGGACGTCTTCTCGCTGATCGGGCCCAAGCGGTTCGACGCGCCGTGGAAGGAGATCGAGGCGCAGGGCTACATCGCGCCCGCCGACTGCGTGGAGGTGCGGGTCAATCTCACCGGGGCGGAGCGGCTGGCGTACGCGACCGCCGAGGCGGAGGAGAAGTACCGCTACTGCGCGACGACCGCGACGAAGCGGAAGGTGACGGAGGCGCTGGTCCGCAAGCACCGGGGGGAGCAGACCCTGGTGATCGGCCAGTACATCGACCAGCTGGACGAGCTGGGGGAGCATCTGGACGCCCCGGTGATCAAGGGCGAGACCTCGAACGCGCAGCGGGAGAAGCTGTTCGACGCGTTCCGGGCGGGTGAGCTGTCGGTGCTGGTGGTGTCGAAGGTGGCGAACTTCTCGATCGACCTGCCGGAGGCGACGGTCGCCATCCAGGTGTCGGGCACCTTCGGGTCCCGTCAGGAGGAGGCCCAGCGGCTGGGCCGGGTGCTGCGGCCGAAGGCGGACGGGCACGAGGCCCGCTTCTACTCGGTCGTGGCCCGCGACACCATCGACCAGGACTTCGCGGCGCACCGCCAGCGGTTCCTGGCGGAGCAGGGGTACGCGTACCGCATCGTCGACGCGGACGACCTGCTGAGCGATCCGTCGGCGGCGGAACAGCCGGAGTAG
- a CDS encoding SRPBCC family protein yields the protein MTPQPTGRLFRSADGDELILTRTFRAPVEDVWASVTDPERTARWFGPWEGQGAPGRTVRVRLAFEEGEPWSEVRIDACEPPRRLVVTTQDDYGSWRLEIRLTGTDDGHTRLALVHHLTGTEGLGEVGPGWEYYLDRLVTSRDGGDLPEFEAYYPAQKAYFEGLTPLPPED from the coding sequence ATGACACCGCAGCCCACCGGTCGCCTGTTCCGCAGCGCCGACGGCGACGAGCTGATCCTCACCCGCACCTTCCGGGCACCCGTCGAGGACGTCTGGGCGAGCGTGACCGACCCCGAGCGCACCGCCCGCTGGTTCGGCCCCTGGGAGGGACAAGGCGCACCCGGCCGCACGGTCCGGGTACGACTCGCGTTCGAGGAGGGGGAACCCTGGTCCGAGGTACGGATCGACGCCTGTGAACCGCCCCGGCGGCTGGTGGTCACCACCCAGGACGACTACGGCTCCTGGCGGCTGGAGATCCGCCTGACCGGGACGGACGACGGGCACACCCGGCTCGCGCTGGTGCACCACCTCACCGGCACCGAGGGCCTCGGCGAGGTCGGACCGGGCTGGGAGTACTACCTGGACCGGCTGGTCACGTCCCGTGACGGCGGGGACCTGCCGGAGTTCGAGGCGTACTACCCGGCGCAGAAGGCGTACTTCGAGGGACTGACCCCGCTCCCCCCTGAGGACTAG
- a CDS encoding ArsR/SmtB family transcription factor has product MDDVAVALADPVRREILMMLRARPLPVGEIARPFPISRPAISRHLRVLRESGLVRDEPVGRRRLYTLTPEPLGELAGWIARLSAPAGWEHHLDALETEVHRTRRERATGTAGPAAGPAPHTGHERTEDTA; this is encoded by the coding sequence ATGGACGATGTGGCCGTGGCGCTGGCCGATCCGGTACGGCGGGAGATCCTGATGATGCTGCGGGCCCGGCCCCTGCCCGTCGGGGAGATCGCACGCCCCTTCCCGATCAGCCGCCCGGCGATAAGCCGTCATCTGCGGGTGCTCCGGGAGAGCGGACTGGTCCGTGACGAGCCCGTCGGACGGCGGCGCCTGTACACCCTCACCCCCGAACCGCTGGGCGAACTCGCCGGCTGGATCGCCCGGCTGAGCGCCCCGGCCGGCTGGGAGCACCACCTCGACGCCCTGGAGACCGAGGTCCACCGCACCCGCAGGGAACGCGCGACGGGCACCGCCGGACCCGCCGCGGGCCCCGCACCGCACACAGGTCACGAACGCACGGAGGACACCGCATGA
- a CDS encoding HelD family protein gives MSSTPPESVPPPAATGSPDPLALERAHLAASRAALRGMRDDVESLDIKDVTANWVNAAALQHQIELRIKALADLAHTPLFFGRLDFLRAPGTADDPDADPGAGAGAGEVFYVGRRHVHDAAGDPMVIDWRARVSQAFYRASKKDPMDIGLRRRFGYTGGDLTAYEDERLSDPAEESRTSALLQREIERPRVGPMRDIVATIQPEQDEIVRGGLSGTVCVQGGPGTGKTAVGLHRVAYLLYAHRERLARTGTLVIGPNRSFLQYIEQVLPALGELRVRQATVADLVAHVEVRATDGPAAALVKGDARMAEVLSRALRSYVSAPAGPVVVVRGSRRWRVPADELTAMVDELRARGLRYGAAREALPQRIAHAVLVRMEQSGEAPDDRVQDAVARDRAVKALVKEVWPPVDPAKLVLRLLSDAEFLAEHAEGLLSGEEQRAVLWERPARGVRSARWSAADAVLVDEARDLVERTQSLGHVVLDEAQDLSPMQYRAVGRRCSTGSATVLGDLAQGTTPWATPRWSEALRHLGKEDAVVEELTAGFRVPREVIAYASRLLPSIAPGLAAVESVREAPGSLVVREVPQEELTGAVLAACARALEHAGSTGLIAADARIPALAAALDAAGTPYLAPGEETGPGTRLTLVPASLAKGLEYDFVVLDEPAAVVGGEPDERTGLRRLYVALTRAVSGLTVLHARPLPDTLG, from the coding sequence GTGTCCAGCACGCCCCCCGAGTCCGTCCCGCCCCCCGCCGCCACCGGGTCCCCGGACCCCCTCGCCCTGGAGCGGGCGCATCTCGCCGCCTCCCGGGCGGCCCTGCGCGGTATGCGGGACGACGTCGAGTCCCTCGACATCAAGGACGTCACCGCGAACTGGGTCAACGCGGCGGCGCTCCAGCACCAGATCGAGCTGCGGATCAAGGCACTCGCGGACCTCGCGCACACGCCCCTGTTCTTCGGCAGGCTGGACTTCCTGCGCGCCCCGGGGACGGCGGACGACCCCGACGCCGACCCGGGTGCCGGTGCCGGTGCCGGTGAGGTGTTCTACGTGGGGCGGCGCCATGTGCACGACGCCGCGGGCGACCCGATGGTGATCGACTGGCGGGCGCGGGTGTCCCAGGCGTTCTACCGGGCGTCGAAGAAGGACCCGATGGACATCGGGCTGCGCCGCCGCTTCGGCTACACGGGCGGCGACCTCACCGCGTACGAGGACGAGCGGCTGTCCGACCCCGCCGAGGAGTCCCGTACCAGCGCGCTGCTCCAGCGGGAGATCGAACGGCCGCGCGTCGGGCCGATGCGGGACATCGTGGCGACGATCCAGCCGGAGCAGGACGAGATCGTGCGCGGCGGGCTGTCCGGCACGGTGTGCGTCCAGGGCGGTCCCGGCACCGGGAAGACGGCGGTGGGACTGCACCGGGTCGCGTATCTGCTGTACGCGCACCGCGAGCGCCTCGCGCGCACCGGGACGCTGGTGATCGGCCCGAACCGGTCGTTCCTCCAGTACATCGAGCAGGTGCTGCCCGCGCTGGGCGAGCTGCGGGTGCGGCAGGCGACGGTGGCGGACCTGGTCGCGCATGTCGAGGTCAGGGCGACGGACGGCCCGGCCGCCGCGCTGGTGAAGGGCGACGCCCGGATGGCCGAGGTGCTGAGCCGGGCCCTGCGCTCGTATGTGTCGGCGCCGGCCGGGCCGGTGGTGGTCGTACGCGGCTCCCGGCGGTGGCGGGTCCCGGCCGACGAGCTGACCGCGATGGTGGACGAGCTGCGGGCCCGCGGCCTGCGGTACGGCGCCGCGCGGGAGGCGCTGCCGCAGCGGATCGCGCACGCGGTGCTGGTGCGGATGGAGCAGTCGGGCGAGGCGCCCGACGACCGGGTGCAGGACGCGGTGGCCCGGGACCGGGCGGTGAAGGCGCTGGTCAAGGAGGTGTGGCCGCCGGTCGACCCGGCGAAGCTGGTGCTGCGGCTGCTGTCCGACGCGGAGTTCCTGGCGGAGCACGCCGAGGGGCTGCTGAGCGGGGAGGAGCAGCGGGCCGTGCTGTGGGAGCGGCCCGCGCGCGGGGTGCGCTCGGCGCGCTGGTCGGCGGCGGACGCGGTGCTGGTGGACGAGGCGCGGGACCTGGTCGAGCGGACGCAGTCGCTGGGGCATGTGGTCCTGGACGAGGCGCAGGACCTGTCCCCGATGCAGTACCGGGCGGTGGGGCGGCGCTGCTCGACGGGCTCGGCGACGGTCCTCGGCGACCTCGCGCAGGGCACGACTCCGTGGGCGACCCCGCGCTGGTCCGAGGCGCTGCGGCATCTGGGCAAGGAGGACGCGGTGGTGGAGGAGCTCACGGCCGGGTTCCGGGTGCCGCGCGAGGTCATCGCGTACGCGTCACGGCTGCTGCCGTCGATCGCCCCCGGGCTGGCGGCGGTCGAGTCGGTGCGGGAGGCGCCGGGGTCGCTGGTGGTGCGGGAGGTCCCTCAGGAGGAGCTGACCGGGGCGGTGCTCGCGGCGTGCGCGCGGGCGCTGGAGCACGCGGGGTCGACGGGGCTGATCGCGGCGGACGCGCGGATTCCCGCGCTGGCGGCGGCGCTGGACGCGGCGGGGACGCCGTATCTCGCGCCGGGCGAGGAGACGGGTCCGGGGACGCGGCTCACCCTTGTCCCGGCGTCCCTGGCGAAGGGTCTGGAGTACGACTTCGTGGTCCTCGACGAGCCGGCCGCGGTGGTCGGCGGCGAGCCGGACGAGCGGACGGGCCTGCGGCGCCTGTACGTGGCGCTGACCCGCGCGGTCTCCGGCCTGACGGTCCTCCACGCGAGGCCGCTGCCGGACACGCTGGGCTGA
- a CDS encoding copper homeostasis protein CutC: MSKSAVLEVIALDARDAVAAQAGGADRLELVTDMAADGLTPSRECFAEIRAAVDIPLRVMLRLSDGFAAGDAQGVEALALAARGLRAEGADEFVLGFLTDTGEADVYAVEAVAAELSGCRWTFHRALDRAADRDAVRKQLADLPGLDTYLTAGAAAGVDDGMTTLLAETARSGEPGYEQEILVGGGLRLAHVPELRAGGVHGFHIGGAARPGGWQGPVSADAVRQWRSAVDG; encoded by the coding sequence ATGAGCAAGAGTGCAGTCCTGGAGGTGATCGCCCTCGACGCGAGGGACGCCGTCGCCGCCCAGGCGGGAGGCGCGGACCGCCTGGAGCTGGTCACCGACATGGCCGCCGACGGTCTGACCCCCTCCCGCGAGTGCTTCGCGGAGATCCGGGCCGCCGTGGACATCCCCCTGCGGGTGATGCTCAGACTCAGCGACGGGTTCGCCGCCGGTGACGCCCAGGGCGTCGAAGCCCTCGCCCTCGCCGCCCGCGGCCTGCGCGCGGAAGGCGCCGACGAGTTCGTGCTCGGCTTCCTCACCGACACCGGCGAGGCCGACGTCTACGCCGTCGAGGCCGTCGCCGCCGAACTCTCGGGCTGCCGGTGGACGTTCCACCGCGCCCTCGACCGCGCCGCCGACCGCGACGCCGTCCGCAAGCAGCTCGCCGATCTCCCCGGGCTCGACACCTACCTCACCGCGGGCGCCGCGGCCGGGGTCGACGACGGGATGACAACGTTGCTCGCCGAGACCGCCCGTTCCGGTGAACCCGGCTACGAGCAGGAGATCCTCGTCGGCGGCGGGCTGCGCCTCGCCCACGTCCCCGAGCTGCGCGCGGGCGGTGTCCACGGCTTCCACATCGGCGGCGCGGCGCGCCCCGGCGGCTGGCAGGGCCCCGTCTCCGCGGACGCGGTCCGCCAGTGGCGCTCGGCCGTCGACGGCTGA